In a single window of the Solea senegalensis isolate Sse05_10M linkage group LG1, IFAPA_SoseM_1, whole genome shotgun sequence genome:
- the klhl14 gene encoding kelch-like protein 14: MSRSGDRTSTFDPTHSDTLLHGLNLLWRKQLFCDVTLTAQGQQFHCHKAVLASCSQYFRSLFSSHNVINNEGSKGDQGSSGTPSSSPDDKLVTPSARPINNLVLQGCSSIGLRLVLEYLYTANVTLSLDTVEEVLSVSKILNVPQITKLSVQFLNDQISVQNYKQICKIAALHGLDETKKLANKYLVEDVLLLNFEEMCAMLDALPPPVESELALFQMSVLWLEHDRETRMHYAPDLMKRLRFALIPAPELVERVQSVDFMRSDPVCQKLLLDAMNYHLMPFRQHCRQTMASRIRSSKRMLLLVGGLPPGPDRLPSNLVQYYDDEKKTWKILTIMPYNSAHHCVVEVENFLMLLGGEDQWNPNGKHSTHFVSRYDPRFNSWIQLPPMQERRASFFACRLEKHLYVIGGRNETGYLSSVESYNLETNEWNYVSSLPQPLAAHAGAVHNGKIYISGGVHNGEYVSWLYCYDPIMDVWARKQDMNTKRAIHALAGMNDRLYAIGGNHLKGFSHLDVMLVECYDPKADQWNILQTPILEGRSGPGCAVLDDSIFLVGGYSWSMGAYKSSTICYSPEKGTWTELEGEVAEPLAGPACSTVILPACLPFNK, from the exons ATGTCCAGATCGGGTGATAGAACATCCACCTTTGACCCAACACACAGTGACACCCTGCTGCACGGGCTCAATCTCTTATGGAGGAAACAGCTTTTCTGTGATGTGACTCTCACTGCCCAGGGACAGCAGTTCCACTGCCACAAAGCTGTGCTGGCGTCCTGCTCCCAGTATTTCAGatccctcttctcctcccatAATGTGATCAACAATGAGGGGAGCAAAGGGGACCAGGGCAGCAGTGGGACCCCATCATCTTCTCCTGATGACAAGCTGGTGACTCCCAGTGCCAGGCCCATCAACAACCTGGTACTCCAAGGCTGCTCCTCCATTGGACTGCGATTAGTGCTGGAGTACCTCTACACTGCCAACGTGACTCTTTCCCTGGACACAGTGGAAGAGGTGCTGTCAGTCAGCAAGATCCTCAACGTGCCCCAGATTACTAAGCTCAGCGTGCAGTTCCTCAACGACCAGATCTCCGTGCAGAACTATAAGCAGATCTGCAAGATTGCAGCGCTCCATGGACTCGATGAGACCAAGAAGCTGGCCAACAAGTACCTGGTGGAGGATGTGCTTCTGCTGAACTTTGAGGAGATGTGTGCCATGCTAGATGCTCTGCCACCCCCGGTGGAGTCAGAGCTGGCTCTCTTCCAGATGTCAGTCCTCTGGCTGGAGCATGACCGGGAGACTCGCATGCACTATGCACCAGACCTTATGAAGAGGCTGCGTTTCGCCCTCATACCTGCCCCGGAGCTGGTGGAGAGGGTGCAGTCTGTTGACTTCATGAGGAGTGACCCTGTGTGCCAGAAACTACTCCTGGATGCCATGAACTACCACCTGATGCCCTTCAGGCAGCACTGCAGGCAGACTATGGCCAGCAG AATCCGTTCCAGTAAGAGAATGCTGTTACTGGTGGGTGGTTTGCCTCCTGGACCCGATCGTCTCCCCAGCAATTTGGTCCAGTACTATGACGACGAGAAAAAGACATGGAAGATCCTCACAA TAATGCCTTACAACAGCGCTCATCACTGcgtggtggaggtggagaacTTCCTGATGCTGCTGGGTGGAGAAGACCAGTGGAACCCCAATG GAAAGCACAGCACTCATTTTGTCAGCCGCTATGACCCCAGATTTAACAGTTGGATACAGTTGCCCCCCATGCAAGAGAG GAGAGCCAGTTTCTTCGCCTGCCGCCTGGAGAAGCACCTGTACGTGATTGGCGGTCGGAACGAGACGGGCTACCTCTCCAGCGTGGAGTCCTACAACCTGGAGACTAACGAGTGGAACTATGTGTCGTCTCTGCCTCAGCCGCTGGCTGCCCACGCAGGAGCTGTACATAATGGCAAGATCTACATATCAG GAGGAGTTCACAATGGAGAGTATGTGTCCTGGCTCTACTGTTACGACCCCATAATGGATGTGTGGGCTCGGAAACAGGATATGAACACAAAGCGCGCCATTCATGCCCTGGCAGGAATGAATGACCGCCTATATGCTATTGGTGGAAACCATTTGAAAG GTTTCTCTCATCTAGACGTGATGTTGGTAGAGTGTTATGACCCCAAAGCTGACCAGTGGAACATCCTGCAGACACCCATCCTGGAGGGTCGCAGTGGGCCGGGCTGTGCAGTTCTAGATGACAGCATCTTCCTCGTGGGAGGTTACAGCTGGAGCATG ggAGCCTATAAGTCTTCTACCATCTGCTACAGCCCAGAGAAAGGAACATGGACAGAGTTGGAGGGAGAGGTGGCGGAGCCTTTAGCGGGCCCAGCCTGTTCCACCGTCATTCTGCCCGCCTGCCTTCCTTTTAACAAATGA